In Pseudomonas sp. Leaf58, one DNA window encodes the following:
- the ribB gene encoding 3,4-dihydroxy-2-butanone-4-phosphate synthase translates to MSTQYYSQFPNVSAAIAAFQAGRPVLLLDDDDREDEADIVAAAENISLQTMAMMIRDCSGIVCLCLDEATVDQLQLAPMVQNNQARHGTGFTVTIEAAEGITTGVSAQDRVTTIGAALRSTAQQRHIVSPGHVFPLRARNGGVLTRRGHTEGSVDLARLAGLRPAAVLCELMNPDGSMARGEQVAVYARQYNLPVLTIAELARYREAMLELQAEPA, encoded by the coding sequence ATGTCCACCCAGTACTATTCGCAATTCCCCAATGTTTCCGCTGCCATCGCGGCCTTTCAGGCCGGGCGCCCTGTGCTGCTGCTCGACGACGACGACCGCGAGGACGAAGCCGATATCGTTGCCGCCGCCGAGAACATTTCGCTGCAGACCATGGCCATGATGATTCGCGATTGCAGCGGCATCGTTTGCCTGTGCCTGGACGAGGCCACCGTTGACCAACTGCAACTGGCGCCCATGGTGCAGAACAACCAGGCCCGCCATGGCACCGGCTTCACCGTCACGATCGAAGCGGCAGAAGGCATCACCACCGGGGTTTCCGCCCAGGATCGTGTCACCACCATTGGCGCAGCACTGCGTTCTACCGCCCAACAGCGCCATATCGTCAGCCCCGGGCATGTGTTCCCGCTGCGCGCCCGCAATGGTGGGGTACTGACCCGTCGTGGCCATACTGAAGGTTCGGTGGACCTGGCGCGCTTGGCCGGCCTGCGCCCGGCGGCGGTGCTGTGCGAGCTGATGAACCCCGATGGCAGCATGGCCCGCGGCGAACAGGTGGCGGTGTATGCGCGGCAGTACAATTTGCCGGTGCTGACCATCGCGGAACTGGCGCGCTACCGTGAGGCCATGCTCGAGCTGCAAGCCGAGCCCGCCTGA
- the ispA gene encoding (2E,6E)-farnesyl diphosphate synthase: MIAIYQANCQARVDAALEPLFVAPTKELERLYAAMRYSVMNGGKRVRPLLAYAACEALGAPAEQANGAACAVELIHAYSLVHDDLPAMDDDDLRRGQPTTHKAFDEACAILAGDGLQSLAFSALLDPRLSPQADTIRLAMVQALAKAAGPAGMVGGQAIDLGSVGLKLDQQALEFMHRHKTGALIEASVRLGALASARAEQAQLDALQTYAQAIGLAFQVQDDILDVESDTATLGKRQGADIARDKPTYPALLGLEAAKAYATELRDQALVALSGFGEKAEPLRALARYIVERRN, encoded by the coding sequence ATGATCGCCATCTACCAGGCCAATTGCCAGGCACGGGTAGACGCCGCCCTGGAGCCGCTGTTCGTCGCCCCCACCAAGGAACTCGAACGCCTTTATGCCGCCATGCGCTACAGCGTTATGAACGGCGGCAAGCGCGTACGCCCGTTGCTGGCCTATGCGGCCTGCGAAGCCTTGGGCGCCCCAGCCGAGCAAGCCAATGGCGCGGCCTGTGCGGTGGAGCTGATCCATGCCTACTCGCTGGTGCATGACGACCTGCCGGCCATGGACGACGACGACCTGCGTCGCGGCCAGCCAACTACCCACAAAGCTTTCGACGAAGCCTGCGCTATCCTCGCCGGCGACGGCTTGCAGAGCCTGGCCTTCAGCGCCCTGCTCGACCCGCGCCTGAGCCCGCAGGCCGACACCATTCGTCTGGCCATGGTCCAGGCCTTGGCCAAGGCGGCCGGCCCGGCGGGCATGGTCGGCGGCCAGGCCATCGACTTGGGCTCGGTAGGCCTGAAGCTGGACCAACAGGCACTGGAGTTCATGCACCGGCACAAGACCGGTGCACTGATCGAAGCCAGCGTGCGCCTTGGTGCCCTGGCCAGCGCCCGCGCCGAACAGGCGCAGCTGGATGCTCTGCAGACTTATGCACAGGCCATCGGCCTGGCGTTCCAGGTGCAGGACGACATTCTCGACGTGGAAAGCGACACCGCCACCCTGGGCAAACGCCAGGGCGCTGACATCGCGCGTGACAAACCGACCTACCCGGCCCTGTTGGGCCTGGAAGCGGCCAAGGCTTATGCAACAGAACTGCGCGACCAGGCGCTGGTCGCACTGAGTGGGTTCGGCGAAAAGGCCGAACCGCTGCGGGCTCTGGCGCGTTACATCGTCGAACGCCGTAATTAA
- a CDS encoding APC family permease, whose translation MNSSEFSVADSDAAQLQALGYTSNFERSMSLWENFALGFTYLSPVVGVYTLFGLCLAAGGPPMFWSYLLVGLGQMLVCLIFCEVVSQFPISGGVYPWARRLVGKRWAWMVGWIYSVSLCVTIAAVSLGAGPYIAAMLGFEPNPVTNTFVALALTVMATLLNLSGTKLLAKVAMFGFICELLGAIVIGGYLLIFERHQPFSVLFNTFDISIDGSYWPAFLTASLAGMFLYYGFEACGDVAEETPNPSKRIPKAMRMTIYIGGGAAIFAALALILAVPDIAKVLSGEDSDPMATIMANAFGPIGWRIVTAVIAVSFISCVLSLQAAASRLLYSFARDEMVMGSKLLKRLSPNTRVPTAALITCGVIPAAIVCAGFYLENAIAIVVSFAAIGIYLSFQMIVGAALFARLRGWRPAGQFTLGRWGWVVNILALVYGVLAIINMSWPRSPEAPWYSNYGILLTAAVVIAVGVLYMALFKPYDKGTAPFADAWKLHKR comes from the coding sequence ATGAACAGCTCCGAATTTAGCGTAGCGGACAGCGATGCTGCCCAGCTGCAGGCGCTTGGTTATACCTCGAACTTCGAAAGAAGCATGAGCCTGTGGGAAAACTTTGCGTTGGGCTTCACCTACCTGTCACCGGTCGTCGGCGTGTACACGCTGTTCGGCTTGTGCCTGGCCGCTGGCGGGCCGCCTATGTTTTGGTCCTACTTGCTGGTGGGGTTGGGACAAATGCTGGTATGCCTGATTTTCTGTGAGGTGGTTTCACAGTTCCCGATTTCGGGCGGGGTGTATCCGTGGGCTCGCCGCTTGGTGGGTAAACGCTGGGCCTGGATGGTGGGCTGGATTTATTCCGTGTCGCTGTGTGTGACCATCGCCGCCGTGTCGCTGGGCGCCGGGCCCTACATCGCAGCCATGCTTGGCTTCGAACCTAACCCGGTGACCAACACATTCGTCGCCCTGGCGTTGACCGTGATGGCTACCTTGCTGAATTTGAGCGGGACCAAACTGCTGGCCAAGGTCGCCATGTTCGGTTTCATCTGCGAGTTGCTGGGGGCAATCGTGATCGGTGGCTACCTGCTGATCTTCGAGCGTCACCAGCCGTTTTCGGTGTTGTTCAATACCTTCGACATCAGCATTGACGGCAGCTACTGGCCGGCATTCCTGACCGCTTCGCTAGCCGGTATGTTCCTGTATTACGGCTTTGAAGCGTGTGGCGATGTTGCCGAAGAAACACCCAACCCGAGCAAGCGCATACCTAAGGCCATGCGCATGACCATCTACATTGGGGGGGGTGCAGCCATTTTTGCCGCCTTGGCGCTGATCCTGGCGGTGCCGGACATTGCCAAGGTGCTGTCGGGCGAAGACTCCGACCCTATGGCCACGATCATGGCCAATGCGTTCGGGCCGATTGGCTGGCGCATCGTGACGGCGGTGATCGCGGTGTCGTTCATCTCCTGCGTACTGAGCTTGCAGGCAGCAGCCAGTCGCTTGCTGTACTCCTTCGCCCGCGACGAAATGGTCATGGGCAGCAAGCTGCTTAAGCGCCTTTCGCCCAACACTCGAGTGCCAACTGCAGCATTGATCACCTGCGGTGTGATCCCGGCAGCCATCGTGTGTGCCGGTTTCTACCTGGAAAACGCTATCGCGATCGTCGTGAGCTTCGCCGCTATCGGTATCTACCTGTCGTTCCAGATGATTGTCGGGGCAGCGCTGTTCGCACGCCTTCGCGGCTGGAGACCGGCAGGGCAATTCACCTTGGGGCGTTGGGGTTGGGTCGTGAATATCCTGGCGCTGGTCTATGGCGTGCTGGCGATCATCAACATGTCATGGCCACGTTCGCCGGAAGCGCCTTGGTATAGCAACTACGGCATTCTCCTCACTGCAGCAGTGGTCATCGCCGTGGGGGTGCTCTACATGGCGCTGTTCAAACCCTACGATAAAGGCACGGCGCCGTTTGCCGATGCCTGGAAACTGCACAAACGATAA
- a CDS encoding cache domain-containing protein has product MLNTKRDEEIRQCVCRLEAIFGKVFEHLDALAEQVVTVWDALTAEGNKPTIKDLGFLQATIKERLADNDTYIHGTGVVVEPDELADQELFLEWYYRTANGKIAPMVLNFNHQSETFYNYQSMAWFTRPKLTGRASVEGPFVDLYGTELYILAFSVPIFANGHFVGVAAADVALHEFDQLLSRCLLHVQNEAFVINGEGRIVAANSSRWCVGDLAGRPAGANLYSLRPLSIDWTLVELPALQ; this is encoded by the coding sequence ATGCTTAACACCAAACGGGACGAAGAGATTCGCCAGTGTGTTTGCCGCCTGGAGGCGATTTTCGGCAAGGTATTCGAGCACCTCGACGCCTTGGCCGAACAGGTCGTGACGGTGTGGGATGCACTGACCGCTGAAGGCAACAAGCCGACGATCAAGGACCTGGGCTTCTTGCAGGCGACTATAAAAGAGCGGCTCGCGGACAACGACACGTATATCCATGGCACCGGCGTGGTCGTAGAGCCGGACGAACTGGCTGATCAGGAACTGTTCCTGGAGTGGTATTACCGCACCGCGAACGGGAAGATCGCGCCGATGGTGCTGAACTTCAACCACCAGAGTGAGACCTTCTACAACTACCAGAGCATGGCTTGGTTCACTCGCCCGAAACTGACCGGGCGCGCCTCGGTCGAAGGGCCCTTCGTCGACCTTTACGGCACCGAGCTGTACATATTGGCGTTTTCTGTTCCAATTTTTGCCAATGGGCATTTCGTCGGTGTCGCAGCAGCGGATGTTGCCCTGCATGAGTTCGACCAGTTGCTGAGCCGATGCTTGTTACATGTGCAAAACGAAGCGTTCGTGATCAACGGCGAGGGCCGTATTGTCGCGGCCAACTCCAGCAGATGGTGCGTAGGCGACCTGGCAGGCCGCCCTGCGGGTGCCAACTTGTATTCACTGCGCCCGCTATCGATCGACTGGACGCTAGTGGAGCTGCCTGCCCTGCAATGA
- a CDS encoding RtcB family protein: MDILQVAGGKPVKLWTDGVPVEDDARRQLLNTARMPFIFKHLAVMPDVHLGKGSTIGSVIPTVGAIIPAAVGVDIGCGMIAARTSLHARDLPDNLRGLRSAIEQAVPHGKTFGKRDQGAWADVPAKADKAWGQLAGRFKAITGKYPRLEKTNNRHHLGTLGGGNHFIEVCLDEADRVWFMLHSGSRGVGNAIGNLFIELAQADMRQHLANLPDQDLAYFEEGSRHFADYVEAVEWAQDYARHNRELMMQAVVGAARKVLGKPFEASLEAVNCHHNYVQREQHFGREVLVTRKGAVSAQKGQLGIIPGSMGAMSFIVRGLGNEESFCSCSHGAGRVMSRTKAKSRFTVDDQRRATAHVECRKDKEVIDEIPMAYKDIDAVMRAQRELVEVVHTLRQVVCVKG, from the coding sequence ATGGACATTCTTCAGGTCGCCGGCGGCAAGCCGGTCAAGTTGTGGACCGACGGCGTACCGGTTGAGGACGACGCCCGCCGGCAATTGCTCAACACGGCCAGGATGCCGTTCATCTTCAAGCACCTGGCGGTGATGCCAGACGTTCACCTGGGCAAGGGCTCGACCATCGGCAGCGTAATCCCCACCGTGGGTGCGATCATCCCTGCGGCGGTGGGTGTGGACATCGGCTGTGGCATGATCGCCGCGCGGACGTCGCTGCACGCCCGCGACCTGCCAGACAACCTGCGTGGCCTGCGCAGCGCCATCGAGCAGGCGGTGCCGCATGGCAAAACCTTTGGCAAGCGTGACCAGGGCGCCTGGGCCGATGTGCCGGCCAAGGCGGACAAGGCATGGGGCCAACTGGCCGGGCGGTTCAAGGCTATTACCGGCAAGTACCCGCGGTTAGAAAAGACCAACAACCGCCATCACCTGGGCACGCTGGGCGGAGGCAACCACTTCATCGAGGTGTGCCTGGACGAGGCCGATCGCGTCTGGTTCATGTTGCACAGCGGCTCTCGGGGTGTGGGCAACGCCATTGGCAACCTGTTCATCGAGCTGGCCCAGGCCGACATGCGTCAGCACCTCGCCAACCTGCCGGACCAGGACCTGGCGTATTTCGAGGAAGGCAGCCGCCATTTTGCCGACTACGTCGAAGCGGTGGAATGGGCGCAGGACTACGCCCGGCACAACCGCGAGCTGATGATGCAGGCGGTGGTCGGTGCGGCGCGCAAAGTGCTGGGCAAGCCGTTCGAGGCCAGCCTGGAAGCGGTGAACTGCCACCACAATTATGTGCAGCGCGAGCAGCATTTTGGCCGCGAAGTGCTGGTGACCCGCAAAGGCGCGGTGTCGGCTCAGAAAGGGCAGTTGGGCATCATTCCCGGGTCAATGGGGGCCATGAGCTTCATCGTGCGTGGGTTGGGTAATGAAGAGTCGTTTTGTTCCTGCAGCCACGGCGCTGGCCGGGTGATGAGCCGGACCAAGGCCAAGAGCCGCTTTACCGTAGACGACCAGCGGCGGGCCACGGCGCATGTGGAGTGCCGCAAGGACAAGGAAGTAATCGACGAGATCCCGATGGCCTACAAGGACATCGATGCGGTAATGCGCGCGCAGCGCGAACTGGTGGAGGTGGTGCATACCTTGCGGCAGGTGGTGTGTGTGAAGGGCTGA
- a CDS encoding FadR/GntR family transcriptional regulator has product MNQLSKMSRLSLLQVSQEGKPEEIARRLAEVIKLGLIGEGEQLPSEYELATHFGVATITLRDALAILREHGVVDTKRGRNGGSFVLPPREVSDEVLKARLSTMSSLELRDLCDEHIAISATAAGLAARRASHAHHQRLAHFVTALQNATTRSELRRADARFHIEIAVAAQSVRLTHGEMRLQAEIGELHWISMSETHKNTVIAEHRAILQAVVAGEFNLATALTEAHVKQAIKRLMDMRLAQLRLQEGAL; this is encoded by the coding sequence ATGAATCAGTTGAGTAAAATGAGCCGCCTGTCGCTGCTGCAGGTGAGCCAGGAAGGGAAACCCGAAGAAATCGCCCGGCGGCTGGCAGAGGTCATCAAGCTAGGGTTGATCGGCGAGGGTGAACAATTACCCAGTGAATATGAGCTAGCCACCCATTTTGGGGTGGCTACCATTACCCTGCGCGATGCACTGGCGATCCTTCGTGAGCATGGCGTCGTCGACACCAAGCGCGGGCGCAATGGCGGCAGTTTTGTACTCCCCCCGCGGGAGGTTTCCGACGAGGTGCTCAAGGCTCGGTTGAGCACCATGAGCTCACTGGAGCTGCGTGACCTTTGCGATGAGCACATCGCGATATCCGCCACTGCTGCTGGCCTTGCCGCCCGGCGCGCGTCCCACGCCCACCATCAACGCCTGGCGCATTTCGTCACCGCCTTGCAGAACGCCACCACGCGCAGTGAGTTGCGAAGAGCCGATGCGCGATTTCACATCGAGATTGCCGTGGCGGCCCAATCGGTGCGCCTGACCCACGGCGAAATGCGGCTGCAGGCCGAAATAGGCGAATTACACTGGATCTCCATGAGCGAAACGCATAAAAACACCGTTATCGCCGAGCACCGGGCGATCCTGCAGGCCGTGGTGGCTGGCGAATTCAACCTGGCCACCGCCCTTACCGAAGCTCACGTCAAGCAAGCCATCAAACGCCTGATGGATATGCGTCTGGCACAGCTTCGACTGCAAGAGGGCGCGCTGTGA
- a CDS encoding copper resistance system multicopper oxidase yields MQSKTTRRSFVKGLAATGLLGGLGMWRAPVWAVTSPGQLNVLSGTDVDLYIGELPVNITGAARTAMAINGSLPGPILRWREGDTVTLRVRNRLKQDTSLHWHGIILPANMDGVPGLSFHGIAPDGMYEYTFTVHQNGTYWYHSHSGFQEQVGVYGALVIDAKEPEPFAYDRDYVVMLSDWTDEDPATVLSKLKKQSDYYNLHKRTLADFVNDVSEMGWSAAVADRKMWAEMKMSPTDLADVSGYTYTYLMNGQAPDGNWTGLFKPGEKLRLRFINGSAMTYFDVRIPGLKMTVVAADGQHVKPVSVDEFRIAVAETYDVIVEPDTEQAYTIFAQSMDRTGYSRGTLAVREGLQGPVPAVDPRPLISMNDMGMDHGSMADHSKMAGMDHGSMAGMSGMTMQSHPDTETNNPLVDMQTMLPTPKLSDPGIGLRNNGRRVLTYADLRSTFIDPDGREPGRTIELHLTGHMEKFAWSFDGVRFSDAEPLHLKYGERLRITLVNDTMMTHPIHLHGMWSDLEDEHGNFMVRKHTIDMPPGSKRSYRVTADALGRWAYHCHLMFHMEMGMFREVRVDE; encoded by the coding sequence ATGCAGAGCAAAACCACGAGACGATCCTTCGTCAAAGGCCTGGCCGCTACCGGGCTACTCGGCGGGCTGGGCATGTGGCGCGCGCCGGTTTGGGCCGTGACCAGCCCAGGCCAATTGAATGTGCTGAGTGGCACCGACGTCGATCTATACATCGGTGAGTTGCCAGTAAACATTACCGGCGCAGCACGTACGGCAATGGCAATCAACGGTTCTTTGCCCGGGCCTATTCTCCGGTGGCGCGAAGGCGACACTGTCACGCTGCGTGTGCGCAACCGTTTGAAACAAGACACCTCCCTCCATTGGCACGGCATTATCCTGCCGGCGAACATGGATGGAGTACCAGGCCTGAGCTTCCATGGCATCGCCCCCGACGGCATGTATGAGTACACGTTCACGGTCCATCAAAACGGTACTTACTGGTACCACAGCCATTCCGGTTTCCAGGAGCAGGTCGGGGTGTACGGCGCCCTGGTCATCGATGCAAAAGAGCCCGAGCCTTTCGCCTATGACCGCGACTACGTGGTGATGCTCAGTGACTGGACGGATGAAGATCCTGCCACGGTTCTATCCAAGCTCAAGAAGCAGTCTGACTATTACAACTTGCACAAACGCACGCTGGCCGATTTCGTCAACGACGTGAGTGAAATGGGTTGGTCTGCCGCTGTAGCGGATCGGAAGATGTGGGCTGAAATGAAAATGAGCCCCACCGATCTCGCCGACGTGAGTGGTTACACGTATACCTACCTGATGAATGGTCAGGCCCCCGACGGTAACTGGACGGGCCTGTTCAAACCTGGCGAGAAGCTCCGACTGCGCTTCATCAACGGCTCCGCGATGACATATTTCGATGTGCGAATTCCCGGCCTGAAGATGACGGTTGTCGCGGCCGATGGTCAGCACGTCAAGCCTGTTTCGGTCGACGAGTTCCGAATCGCCGTTGCCGAAACCTACGATGTCATTGTCGAGCCCGATACCGAGCAGGCTTACACCATTTTTGCGCAGTCGATGGATCGCACCGGATATTCCAGGGGCACCCTAGCTGTACGCGAAGGCTTGCAAGGCCCTGTTCCAGCGGTTGATCCACGCCCCCTCATTTCCATGAACGATATGGGTATGGACCACGGCAGCATGGCCGACCACAGCAAGATGGCCGGCATGGACCACGGCAGCATGGCTGGTATGAGCGGCATGACCATGCAGAGTCATCCAGACACTGAGACAAACAACCCCTTGGTCGATATGCAGACAATGTTACCGACGCCCAAGCTGAGCGATCCGGGCATTGGGCTCCGTAATAATGGCCGCCGTGTCCTGACATACGCCGACCTGCGCAGCACCTTCATCGACCCAGATGGCCGAGAGCCTGGCCGGACAATCGAGTTACACCTCACCGGCCATATGGAAAAGTTCGCCTGGTCGTTTGACGGGGTCAGGTTTTCCGATGCCGAGCCACTGCACCTCAAATATGGCGAGCGTCTGCGAATCACCCTGGTCAACGACACCATGATGACTCATCCCATCCACCTTCATGGCATGTGGAGCGACCTGGAGGATGAGCACGGCAACTTCATGGTTCGCAAGCACACGATCGACATGCCACCCGGCTCAAAACGAAGCTATCGCGTGACTGCAGATGCGTTGGGGCGTTGGGCCTATCACTGTCACCTCATGTTCCATATGGAAATGGGCATGTTCCGAGAAGTCCGCGTGGACGAATGA
- a CDS encoding exodeoxyribonuclease VII small subunit produces the protein MARKKASLDFEQSLADLQALVERLENGELSLEDSLAAFEQGIALTRDCQGALAQAEQKVQILLERDGELAAQPFDAEPEA, from the coding sequence ATGGCCCGCAAAAAAGCCTCCCTCGATTTCGAGCAATCCCTCGCAGACCTGCAAGCCCTGGTCGAGCGCCTGGAGAACGGCGAGTTGTCGCTGGAAGACTCGCTGGCCGCCTTCGAGCAAGGCATCGCCCTGACCCGAGACTGCCAGGGCGCCCTGGCCCAGGCCGAACAGAAAGTGCAGATCCTGCTGGAACGCGACGGCGAACTGGCAGCCCAGCCCTTCGATGCGGAGCCGGAAGCATGA
- a CDS encoding copper resistance protein B translates to MANSLAPPSLLVLTASLGLLGAAPCFAADEMDHSAMGHDAMTLDSAPSHDSMPGMDHSKMAHGPMDHSMNHGSANTPRAGSRTPMPVLTDADRKAAFPLSDGHQMHDSAINSLFLLDQLEYQDADEGSALAWDASGWIGGDINRLWIRSEGERTNGVTEDAELQLLYGRSVSPWWDVVAGVRQDFKPESPQTWAALGIQGMALYDFEAEATAFIGENGQTAARLEGDYDILLTNRLILQPTAEANFYGKNDPERGVGSGLANTEVGLRLRYEIVRQFAPYIGVSWSRSYGKTADFIRDEGGDGDEARFVAGIRMWF, encoded by the coding sequence ATGGCCAATAGCTTGGCACCTCCATCGCTGCTGGTTTTGACCGCCTCACTCGGCCTGCTGGGTGCTGCGCCCTGCTTTGCCGCCGATGAGATGGATCACTCGGCGATGGGGCACGATGCCATGACTCTGGATTCTGCCCCGTCGCATGACTCGATGCCGGGCATGGACCACAGCAAGATGGCGCATGGGCCGATGGATCACTCGATGAACCACGGCTCAGCTAATACCCCACGGGCGGGCAGCCGCACCCCGATGCCCGTACTGACGGATGCAGACCGCAAAGCGGCCTTTCCCCTGTCGGACGGGCATCAGATGCACGACAGCGCAATCAACAGTCTCTTCTTGCTGGACCAACTTGAGTACCAGGACGCAGACGAAGGCAGCGCGCTGGCCTGGGATGCTTCTGGATGGATAGGCGGCGATATCAACCGCCTGTGGATCCGCTCCGAAGGGGAGCGCACCAACGGTGTCACCGAAGACGCCGAGCTCCAGCTCCTTTATGGCCGCTCTGTCAGCCCATGGTGGGATGTAGTCGCTGGGGTTCGCCAGGATTTCAAGCCTGAATCCCCACAGACCTGGGCGGCCTTGGGCATTCAAGGTATGGCGCTTTACGACTTCGAAGCCGAAGCCACTGCATTCATCGGGGAGAATGGCCAGACCGCCGCTCGCCTGGAAGGCGACTACGACATACTGCTGACCAATCGCCTGATCCTGCAACCAACCGCTGAGGCCAATTTCTATGGCAAGAATGATCCTGAGCGTGGTGTTGGTTCCGGCTTGGCCAACACCGAAGTTGGGTTGCGCTTACGGTATGAAATTGTTCGCCAGTTTGCCCCCTACATCGGTGTCAGCTGGAGCCGCTCTTATGGCAAAACCGCCGATTTCATCCGCGACGAGGGTGGTGATGGAGATGAAGCGCGCTTTGTCGCTGGCATCCGGATGTGGTTTTGA
- a CDS encoding aldehyde dehydrogenase, which produces MTNTTLSMWNARAQGLKIEGRAFIGGDYTHAIEGQTFDCLSPVDGRLLAKVASCTGADANHAVAVARATFESGVWSRLAPADRKQAMVRFANLLEEHAEELALLETLDMGKPISDSLAVDVPQAAQALSWSGEAVDKVYDEVAATPHDQLGLVTREPVGVVAAIVPWNFPLMMACWKLGPALATGNSVVLKPSEKSPLTAIRIAQLAIDAGIPAGVLNVLPGYGHTVGKALALHMDVDTLVFTGSTKVAKQLLIYAGESNMKRVWLEAGGKSPNIVFADAPDLQGAAEAAAGAIAFNQGEVCTAGSRLLVERSIKDKFLPMVVEALKGWKAGNPLDPETNVGALVDHQQMNTVLSYIEAGHNDGATLVIGGKRTLEETGGTYVEPTIFDGVTNAMKIAQEEIFGPVLSVITFDTVEHAIAIANDSPYGLAAAVWTADISKAHLTAKALRAGSVWINQYDGGDMTAPFGGFKQSGNGRDKSLHAFDKYTELKATWIKL; this is translated from the coding sequence ATGACAAATACAACACTCAGCATGTGGAACGCTCGGGCGCAGGGCCTGAAGATCGAAGGGCGGGCTTTTATCGGTGGTGACTACACCCACGCCATTGAGGGGCAAACCTTCGATTGCTTGAGCCCGGTCGACGGCCGGCTGCTGGCCAAAGTTGCCAGCTGTACCGGGGCCGATGCAAACCATGCTGTTGCCGTGGCCCGTGCTACGTTCGAGTCTGGCGTCTGGTCTCGGTTGGCGCCGGCAGACAGAAAGCAAGCCATGGTTCGCTTTGCCAACCTGTTGGAGGAGCATGCTGAAGAACTGGCCTTGCTGGAAACGCTGGACATGGGCAAGCCGATCAGCGACTCGCTGGCCGTCGACGTGCCTCAAGCGGCGCAAGCGCTGAGCTGGAGCGGCGAGGCCGTCGATAAGGTCTACGATGAAGTCGCAGCCACCCCGCACGACCAACTCGGCCTGGTAACCCGCGAGCCCGTCGGCGTCGTCGCGGCCATCGTGCCTTGGAACTTCCCGCTGATGATGGCCTGCTGGAAGCTCGGCCCGGCCTTGGCGACCGGCAACTCGGTTGTGCTCAAGCCGTCCGAAAAATCGCCGCTGACCGCCATCCGCATCGCGCAACTGGCAATCGATGCAGGCATCCCGGCCGGTGTGCTCAACGTGCTGCCAGGCTACGGCCATACCGTCGGCAAAGCCTTGGCCCTGCACATGGACGTGGATACCTTGGTGTTCACCGGGTCGACCAAGGTTGCCAAGCAACTGTTGATCTACGCTGGCGAGTCGAACATGAAGCGCGTCTGGCTGGAGGCAGGCGGCAAGAGCCCGAACATCGTCTTCGCCGATGCACCCGATTTGCAAGGTGCAGCCGAAGCGGCAGCTGGCGCCATTGCCTTCAACCAGGGCGAAGTGTGCACCGCCGGCTCCCGCTTGCTGGTCGAGCGATCCATCAAGGACAAGTTCCTGCCGATGGTGGTTGAGGCCCTCAAGGGCTGGAAGGCGGGTAACCCGCTGGACCCCGAGACCAATGTCGGCGCCCTGGTCGACCACCAGCAAATGAATACCGTGCTGTCCTACATCGAAGCCGGCCACAACGATGGCGCCACACTAGTGATCGGTGGCAAGCGCACCCTGGAGGAAACTGGCGGCACCTATGTCGAGCCGACCATCTTCGACGGTGTAACCAACGCCATGAAGATCGCTCAGGAAGAAATTTTTGGCCCGGTACTGTCGGTGATCACCTTCGATACTGTGGAACACGCCATTGCTATCGCCAATGACAGCCCGTATGGCCTGGCCGCTGCAGTATGGACCGCCGACATCTCCAAGGCGCACTTGACCGCCAAAGCGCTGCGCGCCGGCAGTGTATGGATCAACCAGTACGATGGCGGCGACATGACCGCGCCGTTCGGCGGCTTCAAACAGTCGGGCAACGGCCGTGACAAGTCGCTGCATGCGTTCGACAAGTACACCGAATTGAAAGCGACCTGGATCAAATTGTAA